A single region of the Thermomicrobiales bacterium genome encodes:
- a CDS encoding DinB family protein, with the protein MNDGLIDAFRHNAWATDQVLAACRELSDEQLNSEVAGTFGSTISMLRHIIGSEGSYYRRLSGETPDWYSDAIETAGIDELASHAADMAGRWARLLETPFDAEHIHVVQWDGGIQRDVPSGVILTQALHHSNEHRTQICTTLTQIGAACPQLGVWEFAEDTNRAPVHSE; encoded by the coding sequence GTGAACGACGGACTCATCGACGCCTTTCGACATAACGCCTGGGCGACAGACCAGGTGCTTGCTGCCTGTCGCGAACTTTCAGACGAGCAACTGAACTCGGAAGTGGCCGGCACATTCGGCAGCACCATTTCCATGCTGCGGCATATCATCGGGTCGGAGGGCAGCTACTATCGGCGGCTTTCCGGCGAAACACCGGACTGGTACTCGGACGCGATCGAGACCGCCGGCATCGACGAGCTGGCTTCGCACGCTGCCGACATGGCCGGGCGCTGGGCCCGCCTCCTGGAGACCCCGTTTGATGCCGAACACATCCACGTCGTCCAGTGGGATGGTGGTATCCAGCGTGACGTGCCGTCGGGCGTCATCCTGACGCAGGCCCTGCACCACAGCAACGAGCACCGCACACAGATCTGCACGACACTCACCCAGATCGGCGCTGCGTGCCCGCAGCTTGGCGTCTGGGAGTTTGCCGAAGACACGAACCGCGCGCCGGTGCATAGCGAATAG